A genomic stretch from Sulfurihydrogenibium azorense Az-Fu1 includes:
- the lpdA gene encoding dihydrolipoyl dehydrogenase, with product MFDLIIIGMGPGGYEAALTALRKKINVAIVEKSKLGGNCLNRACIPTKYLRSGAHSIEKLQKLKAYGIEVKDYSIDYKAAFENKEKSIGFLRKSLEQLLKSKKVPVFKGKGKIIDKNKVEVSYPDGSKEIIEGKNIIIATGSYPASVGKLIPDGNYIITTEDYMEKLDTLPESMLIVGGGVAGCEIGYIAKSYGCQVYITELQDRLLPSDIISPEISKNLLKKLNSVGIKTFFNTTVEDFSIEESKIKVKLSNGEIIVVDKILLTVGRKPNTQDIDTIGIEKDEKGFIKVNSYLQTNFENIYAIGDVVNSPMLAHIASYEAKIVLHNITSQDKKIPDYTLTPWAIFSGYEIGHVGLNEETAKKQGLEVISGYYPFTYNEKAVDELEPEGYVRLYFEKNSKKIIGVDVVGIGASEIIHQIAVFIKEGYTADQVHEFIYFHPSLSEIFAYASYDIAVGKLF from the coding sequence ATGTTTGACCTAATTATAATCGGGATGGGGCCCGGTGGCTATGAAGCTGCCTTAACAGCACTAAGAAAAAAAATCAATGTTGCCATAGTAGAAAAGAGTAAATTAGGGGGAAACTGTTTAAACAGAGCTTGTATTCCTACTAAGTACTTAAGAAGTGGAGCTCACAGTATAGAAAAACTTCAAAAACTTAAAGCTTATGGAATAGAAGTAAAAGATTACTCTATTGATTACAAAGCCGCTTTTGAAAATAAAGAAAAGTCTATAGGATTTTTAAGGAAATCTTTAGAGCAACTCTTAAAATCAAAAAAAGTTCCTGTATTTAAAGGCAAAGGTAAAATCATTGATAAAAATAAAGTTGAAGTCTCTTACCCTGATGGCAGTAAAGAGATTATAGAAGGAAAAAACATAATCATAGCAACAGGGTCTTATCCAGCTTCTGTAGGAAAACTTATTCCTGATGGAAACTACATCATTACAACAGAAGATTACATGGAAAAGTTAGACACTTTACCTGAAAGTATGTTAATAGTTGGTGGTGGAGTGGCTGGTTGTGAGATAGGATACATTGCAAAAAGTTATGGATGTCAGGTTTACATCACAGAACTTCAAGACAGACTTTTACCTTCAGATATAATCTCTCCTGAAATATCAAAAAACCTTCTTAAAAAGCTCAATTCAGTCGGAATAAAAACATTTTTCAACACTACCGTAGAAGACTTTTCTATAGAAGAAAGTAAAATTAAAGTAAAACTTTCAAACGGTGAGATTATAGTAGTCGATAAGATACTTTTAACAGTAGGTAGAAAACCAAACACTCAAGACATAGATACAATAGGAATAGAAAAAGATGAAAAAGGTTTTATTAAAGTAAATAGCTACCTTCAAACAAATTTTGAAAATATTTATGCAATAGGTGATGTTGTTAACTCTCCTATGCTTGCCCACATAGCTTCTTACGAAGCAAAAATTGTACTGCATAACATCACTTCTCAAGATAAAAAGATCCCTGATTACACACTTACTCCTTGGGCTATATTCTCTGGATACGAAATAGGACATGTAGGATTAAACGAAGAAACAGCTAAAAAACAAGGATTAGAAGTTATATCAGGGTACTACCCATTTACTTACAATGAAAAAGCTGTTGATGAACTTGAACCTGAAGGTTATGTTAGACTATACTTTGAAAAAAACAGTAAAAAAATAATCGGTGTTGATGTAGTAGGAATAGGAGCTTCTGAGATTATTCATCAAATAGCAGTCTTTATAAAAGAAGGATACACAGCAGACCAGGTCCATGAGTTTATCTACTTCCATCCTTCTTTAAGTGAGATATTTGCCTATGCTTCCTATGATATTGCAGTAGGAAAACTGTTTTAA